A genomic segment from Peribacillus sp. ACCC06369 encodes:
- the garD gene encoding galactarate dehydratase, with amino-acid sequence MDTKMQLTEVPLYIKVNTIDNVAIVVNTGGLDQGTLFPCGLELKERIPQGHKVALMDIDKNEAIIRYGEVIGHAAESIRKGSWIHESLVILPASPDLKELTVANDIPKTLPPLEGYTFQGFRNEDGSVGTKNILGITTSVQCVVGVLDFVVNRIKKEILPKYPNVEDVVALNHNYGCGVAINAPEAVIPIRTIQNLAKHPNFGGEALVVGLGCEKLSPMRINPSGDDSDIISLQDQQGFAGMVQSIMEMAEERLMKLNSRQRETCPVSELVIGTQCGGSDAFSGVTANPAVGYATDLLVRAGATVLFSEVTEVRDAIHLLTPRAVNEEVGKALIKEMDWYDNYLALGDADRSANPSPGNKKGGLANVVEKSLGSIAKSGGSPISGVLAPGEKATEKGLIFAATPASDFVCGTLQLASGIHLQVFTTGRGTPYNLAMASVIKVSTRNTLAEQWKDLIDINAGTIATGEATIEDVGWEIFHLILEVASGKKKTWAEHWGLHNDLALFNPAPIT; translated from the coding sequence GTGGATACGAAAATGCAACTCACGGAGGTACCGCTTTATATTAAGGTAAATACGATAGACAATGTCGCCATTGTGGTTAATACTGGGGGCTTGGATCAAGGAACCCTTTTCCCTTGTGGGCTAGAATTGAAAGAAAGAATTCCACAAGGACATAAAGTAGCATTAATGGATATAGACAAGAATGAAGCCATCATCCGCTATGGAGAAGTTATCGGCCATGCAGCTGAATCAATCAGGAAGGGCAGTTGGATTCATGAGTCATTGGTGATACTGCCGGCATCCCCGGATTTAAAGGAATTAACGGTAGCAAATGATATACCTAAAACTTTACCACCACTTGAAGGATATACATTTCAAGGATTTCGCAATGAAGATGGCAGTGTTGGAACTAAGAACATATTAGGCATTACAACTAGCGTTCAATGTGTAGTAGGCGTTCTGGATTTCGTGGTGAACCGCATAAAAAAAGAGATTCTCCCGAAGTATCCCAATGTTGAAGATGTTGTCGCTTTGAATCACAACTATGGCTGTGGAGTCGCAATCAATGCACCGGAAGCAGTTATTCCCATTCGTACGATTCAGAACCTGGCGAAACACCCAAACTTCGGCGGTGAAGCCTTGGTAGTTGGATTGGGCTGTGAAAAGCTTTCCCCAATGAGAATAAATCCAAGCGGAGACGACTCGGATATCATTTCACTTCAGGATCAGCAGGGATTTGCGGGAATGGTCCAATCCATCATGGAAATGGCTGAAGAACGATTAATGAAGTTGAACAGCAGGCAGCGCGAAACATGTCCAGTTTCCGAATTAGTCATCGGAACGCAATGCGGAGGAAGTGATGCATTCTCTGGTGTGACAGCTAACCCTGCAGTGGGATATGCTACAGATCTGTTAGTTAGAGCAGGGGCGACCGTTCTATTTTCTGAAGTCACGGAAGTACGGGATGCGATTCATTTATTGACGCCTCGTGCAGTGAATGAAGAAGTAGGGAAGGCTTTAATAAAGGAAATGGATTGGTATGATAACTACCTTGCATTGGGTGATGCCGATCGAAGTGCCAATCCGTCGCCAGGAAACAAAAAAGGCGGATTGGCCAATGTAGTGGAAAAATCATTAGGGTCCATTGCCAAATCAGGAGGCAGCCCTATATCTGGCGTACTGGCTCCAGGTGAAAAGGCTACGGAAAAAGGGCTGATTTTTGCAGCTACACCAGCTAGTGACTTTGTTTGCGGAACGTTACAGCTGGCTTCCGGCATACATCTTCAAGTTTTTACAACCGGAAGAGGGACACCCTATAATCTGGCAATGGCTTCCGTCATCAAAGTTTCTACACGAAATACATTGGCTGAGCAATGGAAAGACTTGATTGATATAAATGCCGGAACTATCGCTACTGGAGAAGCAACCATAGAGGATGTTGGGTGGGAAATATTTCACCTTATATTGGAAGTGGCCAGCGGTAAAAAGAAAACCTGGGCAGAGCATTGGGGCCTGCATAATGATTTGGCATTATTCAATCCAGCTCCAATTACCTAA
- the gucD gene encoding alpha-ketoglutaric semialdehyde dehydrogenase GucD, translated as MITTVQTKTYLNYINGEWVASISNEVEKSLNPADKQAIVGYVQKSTKDDLNLAVEAAKKAKDKWRKLAGSERGEYLYKVAQILEKRIDEIAECATREMGKTFAETKGETARGIAILKYYAGEGMRKVGDVIPSTDSSALMFTTRIPLGVVGVITPWNFPIAIPIWKMAPALVYGNTIVVKPATETAITCAKIMECFEEAGLPAGVINMVTGPGSVIGQGIADHEDINGITFTGSNGVGKRIGQAALARGAKYQLEMGGKNPVIVAADADLDLAVEAVITGAFRSTGQKCTATSRVIVAAEVYEEFKRMLVEETKGISIGDGLDSGTWMGPCASENQLNTVLSYIEKGVQEGATLLIGGKRAEEGPQANGFYVEPTIFDNCKSEMAIVQEEIFGPVIAIMKADSVEEALHLANSVEYGLSASIFTANIKHLLSFVNDMEAGLIRVNAESAGVELQAPFGGMKNSSSHSREQGEAAKEFFTSIKTVFVK; from the coding sequence ATGATAACTACAGTTCAAACAAAAACGTATCTAAATTATATTAATGGTGAATGGGTTGCTTCCATTTCAAATGAAGTTGAAAAAAGTTTAAACCCGGCAGATAAACAGGCCATTGTCGGATATGTACAAAAGTCTACTAAGGATGACTTGAACCTGGCTGTGGAAGCTGCAAAAAAGGCAAAAGATAAGTGGCGCAAACTAGCTGGATCTGAGCGCGGGGAGTATCTATATAAAGTAGCTCAAATTCTTGAAAAGCGGATTGATGAAATTGCTGAATGTGCAACACGGGAAATGGGTAAGACCTTTGCTGAAACAAAAGGGGAAACGGCACGCGGCATTGCGATCCTGAAATACTATGCAGGAGAAGGAATGCGTAAAGTGGGTGATGTCATTCCATCCACCGACAGTTCAGCGCTAATGTTCACGACGCGCATCCCGCTTGGTGTAGTGGGCGTCATTACACCTTGGAATTTCCCAATCGCCATCCCAATCTGGAAGATGGCTCCTGCTCTTGTATATGGGAATACGATTGTGGTGAAGCCCGCAACCGAGACGGCCATCACCTGTGCGAAGATTATGGAGTGTTTTGAAGAAGCCGGTTTACCGGCGGGTGTAATCAATATGGTCACAGGGCCGGGCAGTGTCATCGGGCAGGGCATCGCCGATCACGAAGATATTAACGGCATTACCTTTACCGGCTCAAACGGCGTTGGTAAAAGGATTGGACAAGCGGCGTTAGCACGTGGAGCGAAATACCAGCTTGAAATGGGTGGGAAAAACCCGGTAATCGTAGCGGCGGATGCGGATCTTGATCTGGCTGTGGAAGCAGTCATTACAGGTGCGTTTCGTTCAACGGGGCAAAAGTGTACAGCGACAAGCCGTGTCATTGTTGCTGCAGAAGTTTATGAAGAGTTCAAGCGGATGCTGGTGGAAGAAACGAAAGGCATTTCCATCGGGGATGGATTGGACAGCGGGACATGGATGGGGCCATGTGCTAGCGAAAATCAATTAAATACGGTTCTTTCCTATATCGAAAAAGGAGTGCAAGAAGGCGCTACCCTTCTAATTGGCGGAAAGCGTGCTGAAGAAGGCCCTCAGGCAAATGGCTTTTATGTAGAGCCGACGATTTTTGATAACTGCAAGTCAGAAATGGCAATTGTTCAAGAGGAAATTTTTGGTCCAGTGATTGCCATAATGAAAGCTGATTCAGTTGAAGAAGCCCTGCATCTTGCGAACAGCGTGGAATACGGCCTTAGTGCTTCGATTTTTACAGCCAATATCAAACATTTGCTCTCATTTGTTAACGATATGGAAGCGGGATTGATCAGGGTCAACGCGGAAAGCGCAGGCGTTGAATTACAGGCGCCATTTGGTGGCATGAAAAACTCCAGCTCCCACTCCAGGGAACAAGGGGAAGCAGCAAAAGAGTTTTTTACATCAATTAAAACGGTGTTTGTCAAATAA
- the kdgD gene encoding 5-dehydro-4-deoxyglucarate dehydratase gives MNKIRKAPKGILGFPVAPFTTSNKLDEQALAQNIQFLIDEGLEAIFVACAAAEYPSLSKEEYEVMVDVAVSVTGGKVPVYTGVGGNIQTSLELARISADRGADGYLILPPYLVTGEQAGLAAYFKAIAESTDLNSIVYQRDNVSLSISTLEALAEVPQVVGVKDGLGNMELNGLLTQTFGKRFGWLNGMPLAEVTMSAYVPLGFDSYSSAISNYIPHISRKFYNGILSGDQETVNEIYQQVIMPINNIRRQRKGYAVSLIKAGMEIMGMPVGQTVRLPILPVEKEHYAEMQTILENALDRFPKETTIQSI, from the coding sequence ATGAATAAGATTCGCAAAGCACCTAAAGGGATCCTAGGTTTTCCCGTGGCTCCATTCACGACGAGTAATAAGCTTGATGAACAAGCACTCGCCCAAAATATCCAATTTTTAATAGATGAAGGCCTAGAGGCCATTTTCGTGGCATGTGCGGCAGCAGAGTATCCATCGTTAAGTAAAGAGGAATATGAAGTGATGGTGGATGTGGCCGTATCCGTCACGGGTGGAAAAGTACCTGTATACACAGGGGTAGGGGGGAACATTCAAACTTCCCTGGAACTTGCCAGAATATCAGCAGATAGAGGGGCGGATGGTTATTTAATATTGCCACCATATCTCGTTACTGGAGAACAGGCAGGTCTGGCGGCTTATTTCAAAGCCATCGCAGAGAGTACAGACTTAAATTCGATTGTATATCAGCGTGATAATGTTTCCCTTTCAATTTCAACTTTGGAAGCGCTTGCGGAGGTCCCGCAGGTGGTCGGCGTCAAAGATGGTCTAGGCAATATGGAGTTGAATGGACTGCTTACACAAACCTTCGGAAAACGTTTCGGCTGGCTGAACGGAATGCCGCTTGCGGAAGTTACCATGTCGGCCTATGTTCCACTTGGCTTTGACTCATACTCATCTGCGATATCCAATTACATCCCGCACATCTCACGAAAATTCTATAATGGCATTTTGAGTGGAGATCAAGAAACGGTCAATGAAATTTACCAACAGGTCATCATGCCGATCAACAACATTCGCCGTCAGCGAAAAGGGTATGCCGTCTCTCTCATTAAAGCAGGTATGGAGATCATGGGAATGCCGGTTGGGCAAACAGTCAGATTACCGATTCTTCCGGTTGAAAAAGAACATTATGCAGAAATGCAAACGATATTAGAGAATGCCTTAGATCGTTTTCCAAAAGAAACAACCATCCAATCAATCTAA
- a CDS encoding MFS transporter: MNAEEKVFQASPILPSAQKKTRTRWFIVFMLFMVTALNYADRATLSIAGTDMSGQLGLDSVMMGYVFSAFAWSYVAGQIPGGWLLDRFGSKRVYFWSIMLWSTFTLLQGFLGFFGSAGTAVMVLFGLRFLVGLAEAPSFPANSRIVATWFPSHERGTAAATFNSAQYFATVLFAPIMGYITYKFGWEYVFFFMGALGIIVAFIWMKTLYSPKEHPRINKAELEYIEAGGALINMDQTITHKEEKKGVNWNHIKQLLSNRMLLGVYLGQYCITTLTYFFLTWFPVYLVQERGMTILEVGFVASLPAICGFFGGILGGTFSDFLLRKGFSLTVARKVPIVVGMILSMSLVAANYVDTEWVVIFVMALAFFGKGFGALGWAVVADTSPKEMSGVSGGLFNTFGNIAGITTPIIIGYIIATTGSFNGALVFVCANALVAILSYLFLVGEIKRVELKS; this comes from the coding sequence ATGAACGCAGAAGAAAAAGTTTTTCAAGCATCTCCTATACTGCCAAGTGCACAGAAAAAAACACGCACACGATGGTTCATTGTCTTTATGCTCTTTATGGTCACCGCCCTGAATTATGCGGATCGTGCGACGCTATCAATCGCGGGTACGGACATGTCTGGTCAGCTTGGTCTCGATTCAGTCATGATGGGCTATGTTTTCTCCGCTTTCGCTTGGTCTTATGTAGCTGGACAAATTCCAGGTGGTTGGCTTTTAGACCGTTTTGGCTCAAAAAGAGTTTACTTTTGGAGTATCATGCTATGGTCTACCTTTACGCTTTTACAAGGATTCCTCGGATTTTTCGGTTCTGCCGGAACAGCGGTCATGGTATTGTTCGGACTCCGTTTTTTAGTTGGATTGGCAGAAGCCCCTTCCTTCCCGGCCAACAGCCGAATCGTTGCTACCTGGTTCCCAAGCCATGAACGCGGAACCGCGGCTGCCACGTTCAATTCCGCCCAGTATTTTGCAACTGTTCTCTTTGCACCGATCATGGGTTACATTACGTATAAATTTGGTTGGGAATACGTCTTCTTCTTTATGGGCGCTTTAGGAATCATCGTTGCTTTCATCTGGATGAAAACGCTTTATAGTCCAAAGGAACATCCGCGTATCAACAAAGCTGAGCTTGAATATATCGAAGCAGGCGGCGCTTTGATCAATATGGATCAAACCATTACACATAAGGAGGAAAAGAAAGGCGTCAACTGGAATCATATTAAGCAGCTTTTATCGAACCGTATGCTGCTGGGTGTTTACCTCGGACAATATTGCATTACAACGTTAACGTACTTTTTCCTGACATGGTTTCCTGTGTACCTTGTGCAAGAAAGAGGCATGACCATTCTTGAAGTTGGATTCGTTGCTTCCCTTCCAGCCATTTGTGGATTCTTTGGCGGCATTCTCGGAGGGACATTCTCGGATTTCTTGTTACGGAAGGGATTCTCATTGACTGTCGCCCGAAAAGTGCCAATTGTTGTTGGGATGATTCTATCGATGAGCTTGGTAGCTGCAAACTATGTAGATACGGAATGGGTTGTTATTTTCGTTATGGCGCTTGCGTTTTTCGGTAAAGGATTTGGGGCACTCGGCTGGGCGGTAGTGGCCGATACCTCACCAAAAGAAATGTCCGGTGTTAGCGGGGGGCTTTTCAACACATTCGGTAACATTGCAGGCATTACAACACCGATTATCATCGGATATATCATTGCTACGACAGGGTCGTTCAATGGGGCGCTAGTCTTCGTATGTGCTAATGCTCTTGTCGCGATTTTAAGTTATTTATTCCTAGTTGGTGAAATTAAACGTGTCGAGTTAAAATCATAG
- the gudD gene encoding glucarate dehydratase: MNNHLLKDNVKIGTPVISEMSVIPVAGHDGMLLNLSGAHAPYFTRNIVILKDNAGNTGVGEVPGGEKIRQTLEDAKQLVVGQSIGTYNNILNTIRKQFADRDAGGRGLQTFDLRIAIHAVTAFEAALLDLVGQYLGVPVAALLGEGQQRDKVEMLGYLFYVGDRNKTDLGYLSEPEAEDDWIRLRHEEALTPESIVRLAEAAHTRYGFNDFKLKGGVLRGEEEIEAVTALAERFPEARITLDPNGGWLLEDAIKLCRDQHHVLAYAEDPCGAENGFSAREIMTEFRRATGLPTATNMIATDWRQMGHSIQLQSVDIPLADPHFWTMQGSVRVAQMCNEWGLTWGSHSNNHFDISLAMFTHVAAAAPGKITAIDTHWIWQDGQRLTKEPFKIVGGMVDVPSKPGLGIELDMEQIEKAHQLYKQKGLGARDDSIAMQYLVSGWKFNPKSPCLVR; the protein is encoded by the coding sequence ATGAACAATCATTTGCTTAAGGATAATGTAAAAATCGGCACACCGGTCATTTCAGAAATGAGCGTCATTCCAGTTGCGGGCCATGACGGCATGCTTCTGAACTTGAGCGGTGCCCATGCTCCTTATTTCACCCGGAACATTGTCATTCTAAAAGACAATGCGGGTAATACGGGTGTAGGTGAAGTTCCTGGAGGCGAAAAAATTCGCCAGACACTCGAAGATGCCAAACAATTGGTTGTCGGCCAGTCCATCGGGACATACAACAACATTCTAAATACCATCCGTAAGCAGTTTGCGGACCGGGATGCAGGAGGGCGCGGCCTTCAAACGTTTGATCTCCGTATTGCCATACATGCCGTAACAGCATTTGAAGCGGCACTTCTCGATTTAGTTGGCCAATACTTGGGCGTTCCAGTCGCAGCCCTTCTCGGCGAAGGACAGCAACGCGATAAGGTAGAAATGCTGGGCTACTTGTTTTATGTAGGTGACCGTAATAAAACAGATCTTGGTTATTTAAGCGAACCTGAAGCGGAAGATGACTGGATCCGCCTCCGTCATGAGGAAGCACTGACACCTGAATCGATTGTCCGCTTGGCAGAAGCTGCCCACACTCGCTATGGATTCAATGATTTTAAATTGAAAGGCGGGGTTTTGCGCGGGGAAGAAGAAATCGAAGCGGTGACGGCACTTGCGGAACGCTTCCCTGAAGCCAGGATCACCCTTGATCCAAATGGCGGCTGGCTGCTGGAGGATGCGATTAAGCTTTGCCGGGATCAGCATCATGTTTTAGCTTATGCGGAAGATCCATGCGGAGCGGAAAATGGTTTTTCCGCCCGGGAGATCATGACGGAATTCAGGCGCGCAACGGGTCTTCCCACCGCAACGAATATGATTGCAACGGACTGGAGGCAAATGGGGCATTCCATTCAACTTCAATCCGTGGACATCCCTCTTGCCGATCCGCATTTTTGGACGATGCAAGGCTCCGTCCGTGTCGCTCAAATGTGCAACGAATGGGGATTGACATGGGGATCCCACTCCAATAATCACTTTGACATTTCACTTGCCATGTTTACACACGTTGCAGCAGCAGCGCCAGGCAAAATCACTGCGATCGATACCCATTGGATTTGGCAGGATGGTCAGCGCTTAACAAAAGAACCTTTTAAAATTGTCGGCGGAATGGTGGATGTTCCTTCCAAACCCGGACTTGGAATTGAATTGGATATGGAACAAATCGAGAAGGCGCATCAGCTTTATAAACAAAAAGGGCTTGGTGCCCGTGATGATTCAATCGCTATGCAATACCTGGTCTCCGGATGGAAGTTCAATCCAAAATCACCTTGCCTTGTCAGATGA
- a CDS encoding FadR/GntR family transcriptional regulator has translation MEESSKKLGVQSVHRNTLSQQVVDQIVHLLVTGQMKAGDKLPPEMELMKELEVSRPVLREALSALDTLGVITRKTREGTFFNDKIGTHPFSVMLALATDNLPAIIEARMALELGLVTMAAEKITDEQLGKLQVTIDTIANSEDNDYGEADKEFHKIIALSANNPIIEGMIDSLLITHNKINSLIQFRERELTVKYHKAIYAALTAHDPHEAFNQMYKHLDYVRQKVLQYSHAK, from the coding sequence ATGGAAGAATCGTCAAAGAAATTAGGCGTACAATCGGTACATCGCAACACTCTTTCACAACAAGTAGTGGATCAAATTGTGCATCTGCTCGTCACTGGACAAATGAAAGCGGGTGACAAACTGCCTCCTGAAATGGAACTTATGAAAGAACTTGAAGTAAGCCGGCCGGTTTTACGGGAAGCGCTCAGTGCACTTGATACACTGGGTGTCATAACACGGAAAACGCGTGAAGGAACCTTTTTTAACGATAAGATCGGAACTCATCCATTCTCTGTCATGCTGGCGCTGGCTACTGATAATTTACCAGCTATCATCGAAGCACGAATGGCATTGGAATTGGGATTGGTAACAATGGCTGCCGAGAAGATCACCGATGAACAACTGGGGAAATTACAAGTTACGATCGACACGATTGCCAATAGTGAAGACAACGATTATGGAGAGGCTGATAAAGAATTCCACAAAATCATTGCTTTAAGCGCGAACAATCCCATTATCGAAGGGATGATCGATTCCTTATTGATTACCCATAATAAAATAAACAGCCTGATTCAATTCAGGGAACGGGAATTGACTGTAAAATATCATAAAGCAATCTATGCGGCACTTACAGCACATGATCCCCATGAAGCATTCAACCAAATGTACAAGCACCTTGATTACGTTCGTCAGAAAGTCCTTCAATATTCTCACGCAAAATAA
- a CDS encoding SDR family oxidoreductase, which yields MKLQDKVAVVTGAASGMGKQIAIDYAREGAKVVVSDLNLDGANATVEEIKANGGMAFAIKTNVAVEEDIQHLIDTTVSTYGTVDILVNNAGIMDGMEPAGDIEDSGWDRIFAINTTSVMRSTRKVLPIFLEKQKGVIINIASAGGLYGARAGAAYTASKHAVVGFTKNTGFMYADKGIRCNAIAPGGVETNIGSSMTNINKFGASRQQLGMAINPRNGKPEEIAKVALFLASDDSSFVNGTVITADAGWSAY from the coding sequence ATGAAATTACAAGACAAGGTTGCAGTAGTGACTGGCGCAGCATCAGGCATGGGGAAACAAATTGCTATAGATTATGCTAGAGAAGGTGCTAAAGTCGTTGTATCGGATTTAAATCTCGATGGTGCGAATGCAACGGTAGAAGAAATAAAAGCGAATGGCGGAATGGCATTTGCCATTAAAACGAACGTAGCGGTAGAAGAAGATATTCAACATTTGATCGATACCACGGTCAGTACGTATGGTACGGTTGATATTTTGGTGAATAATGCGGGTATCATGGATGGCATGGAACCTGCCGGGGATATAGAGGATTCTGGATGGGATCGGATTTTTGCAATTAACACGACAAGCGTCATGCGTTCGACTAGAAAGGTTTTACCAATCTTTTTAGAAAAACAAAAAGGGGTCATCATCAATATTGCTTCTGCTGGCGGTTTATATGGTGCTCGAGCAGGCGCAGCATATACTGCCTCTAAACACGCAGTGGTCGGGTTCACAAAAAACACGGGCTTCATGTATGCAGATAAAGGCATTCGCTGCAATGCAATAGCACCAGGTGGAGTTGAAACCAATATTGGTTCCAGCATGACGAATATCAATAAGTTTGGCGCATCCCGCCAACAACTGGGTATGGCTATCAATCCACGCAATGGCAAACCTGAAGAAATCGCTAAAGTGGCTTTGTTCCTTGCTTCTGACGATTCCAGTTTTGTTAATGGTACTGTCATCACGGCAGATGCTGGCTGGAGTGCTTATTAA
- a CDS encoding TetR/AcrR family transcriptional regulator: protein MSNNNTGIDRRIRKSKKALKESLISLMQNKDFREISITDIVELADLNRGTFYKHYQYKEELLEEVMEDVIADLIISYREPYKDVDTFTINELTASVIKIFEHVANYANIYTLILKSNAWPKLLERICNELKKLPLEDLEDYRPNPKINTELASSYQAYAILGMIIEWVNTGFKYSADYMAEQLLEIINNKPVNAVYKINQTLKDSRQK from the coding sequence ATGTCTAATAATAACACTGGGATTGATAGAAGGATCAGGAAATCCAAAAAGGCTTTAAAAGAATCCCTCATATCATTAATGCAAAATAAGGATTTCAGGGAGATATCGATTACTGACATTGTAGAACTCGCCGATCTTAATCGGGGTACATTTTATAAACACTATCAGTACAAAGAGGAACTGCTTGAAGAGGTCATGGAGGATGTCATAGCTGATTTGATCATATCTTACCGGGAACCTTATAAAGATGTGGATACTTTCACCATCAATGAACTGACGGCTTCCGTCATCAAAATATTTGAACATGTAGCTAACTATGCAAACATTTATACCCTCATTCTAAAGTCGAATGCATGGCCAAAATTACTAGAAAGGATTTGTAATGAATTAAAGAAACTCCCATTAGAGGACCTAGAAGATTATCGGCCGAACCCAAAGATCAATACAGAACTTGCCTCCAGTTACCAAGCTTACGCGATTTTAGGCATGATAATCGAATGGGTCAACACTGGATTTAAATACAGCGCTGACTATATGGCTGAACAGCTTCTGGAAATCATTAATAATAAGCCGGTAAACGCCGTTTATAAAATAAACCAAACATTGAAAGATTCCAGGCAAAAATAA
- a CDS encoding alpha/beta hydrolase has protein sequence MEVRVNQIELNGLTFQYRESGERSAPPLVALHALGKSAESWDHAAAVLGENYRVLALDQRGHGGSSRTDTYSFELMCDDLLHFADAMNLGRFSLMGHSMGGTVSYLFSQTYPSRIERLIVEDTPPPFSDKPIEFPSRPSGPLPFDWQVVPSILQQLNEPNPEWWARLTEITMPTLVIGGGASHIPQNKLQEVSELIPNCELVTIEDAGHFVHDDNLPAFLAAVRSFLIS, from the coding sequence ATGGAAGTACGGGTTAATCAAATTGAGTTGAATGGCCTCACTTTTCAATATCGGGAGAGTGGGGAACGTTCCGCACCACCGCTTGTCGCCCTTCACGCGCTGGGGAAAAGTGCAGAATCATGGGATCACGCGGCTGCCGTATTAGGGGAAAATTATCGCGTATTAGCTTTAGATCAACGGGGTCACGGTGGGAGTTCGAGAACTGATACATACAGTTTTGAATTGATGTGCGATGATTTGCTTCATTTTGCGGATGCTATGAATTTGGGAAGGTTTTCGTTAATGGGGCATTCCATGGGGGGAACGGTTTCCTATCTTTTCTCTCAAACTTATCCTTCTAGGATAGAAAGGTTGATAGTCGAAGACACGCCTCCTCCTTTTTCGGATAAACCAATCGAATTTCCTTCCAGACCTTCTGGCCCTCTGCCGTTTGATTGGCAGGTGGTGCCTTCGATTCTACAGCAACTGAATGAACCCAATCCCGAATGGTGGGCGCGTCTTACTGAGATTACCATGCCAACTCTTGTTATAGGCGGTGGGGCGAGTCATATTCCCCAAAACAAATTACAGGAAGTTTCCGAGCTTATTCCGAATTGTGAATTGGTGACGATAGAGGACGCCGGGCACTTTGTGCATGATGATAATTTACCAGCTTTCTTAGCTGCCGTGAGAAGTTTTCTTATTTCGTGA